Genomic segment of Deltaproteobacteria bacterium:
TGCTCAGTCACACGCCGACCTCTTGCTCCCGCGCAAGCGTATTCTCGACCTTCAGGGCTCGATGGTCCGCGAGCTGCAACGGTCACACTGTAGCCCGCGCGGCTGCTCTCGCGCGCCCGGGATCGGACAGCGCGCCTATGCGTTCTTGATCGTCATGCCGCCGTCGACGGGGAGCGTGGCGCCGGTGATGTACTGCGAGGCGGGAAGGCAGAAGTTCAGCGTGCCGTGCGCGACTTCTTCGGGCTCGGCGTAGCGGCCGAGGGCGACGTTGCGGCGGGCGAAGATCGCCTTGTGCTCTTCGGGGATCGGGGCGGTCATGGCGGTGCGGATCGGGCCGGGGCAGATGCAGTTCACGGTGATGCCTTCGGCGCCGAGCTCGACCGCGAGCGCGCGCGTGAGGCCGACCACGCCCGTCTTCGCCGCGGTGTAGGGGCTGCCGAACTTGGTGGCGCCGAGCGCCTCGGTCGAGGCGATGTTCACTATCCGCCCGGCGTCGGACTTGCGCAGGAACGGCAGCGCGGCGCGCACCACGCGCACGTGCGCGGTCAGCATGATCGAGAGCGCGGAGTCCCAGCTGGCCATGAAGTCGTCGGCGTCGATCTTCGCGAAGCGGATCACGCCGGCGTTGTTGATCACGATGTCGAGCCGGCCGAAGGCGGCCGCGATTTCGGGCACCACGCGCGCGACCGCGGCGTCGTCGGAGACGTCCATCGCGAAGCCGCGCGCCGAGCCGCCGGCGGCGCGGATCTCGTCGACCACGCGCTCCACCGCGTCGCGACCGACGTCGGTCACCGCGACGTGTGCGCCTTCGTCGGCAAAGAGGTGCGCGGTGGCGCGGCCCATGCCGCTCGCGGCTCCGGTGACGAGTGCGGCGCGTCCGGCGATCGAGCGGGAGAGCTTCGTGAGTCGGGTCATCGTGGGGGCGATCCTACCACGGCGACCGCCTCGTCGAGCAGTCGGTGGTAGTTCGCCAGGCGCGCGGCGGAGAGCGCGCCCGATTCCACGGCTGCGCGCACGGCGCAGCTGGGCTCGGCACGGTGGCGGCAGTCGCGGAAGCGGCAGCCCGCCGAGAGAAGCTCGATCTCGGGGTAGACCGGGCCCAGCGCGCTCGGGTCGATCGGGCCGGCCGCGATCTCGCGCACGCCCGGGGTGTCGATCACCACCGCGTCGTTCGCGAGCCGCAGATAGGTCGAGGCCGACGTCGTGTGCGAGCCGCGGTCCCACTTGCTGATCTCGCCGGTCTCGAGCCGAAGCTCCGGCTCGAGCGCGTTGATCAGCGACGACTTGCCCACGCCGGAGTGGCCGGCGAGCACGGTCGTGCTTCTCGCGAGCTTTGCGCGGAACGCTTCGAGCCCCGCGCCCGTTCGCGCCGAGACCGGAAACACCTCGAGCACCGATTCGCAGGCGCGGATCTCGTCGGGAAGCGCGGCGCCGGGCTGCAGCAGGTCGAGCTTGTTCACCACCAGGATCGCCTCGAGGCCGCCCAGGTGCGCGGCGAGCAGGAAGCGGTCGACCGCGCCGGAGCGGAACGGGGGGCTCGCGACCGACGCGACGATCGCGAGCAGATCCGCGTTCGCGGCCAGAACCTGCTCGCGCGGCTTTCCGAAGCTGCGCTGCCGCGCGAGCACGGTGCGGCGCGGGAGCACGTCGATCACGATCTTGCGCAGCGGGTCGAAGCTCACCCGGTCGCCGACCGCGAGCGCCATCTCGCGGTGGGCGTGCTTTCCGACCAGCTTCAGGCTGATCACCTGCTCGCCGTGCACCACGTCGCAGCCGCCGCGCGTGACCGTGAGAACGGTTCCTTCCGCCTCGCTCACGGCGAGCGGCGCGCGCGGTCGACCAGCGCCGCGAACAGGCGCAGCTGCCGCGCGTCGTCGAGCGCCTGCATCTCCGGGTGCCACTGCACGCCGAGCGCGAAGGGGTGCGAGTCGAAGACCACGCCTTCGACGACACCGTCCGGTGCATGGGCCGTCACCGCCAGGCCGCTGCCCAGCCGGCGCAGCGCCTGGTGGTGCCAGGAGCAGACCGGGAACTCGTCGCCGCCGAAAATCTCGCCGAGCACGCCGGCGCGCTCCGCGCGTACGCCGTGCTGCGTCGGCTCGCGCGGCGGCAGCCGGTGCAGCACAGATTCGCCGTACACGTCGGGAAGGTGCGGCTCGAGATCGCCGCCGAGCACGATGTTCATGACCTGCATGCCGCGGCAGATGCCGAGCACGGGAAGATCCGTCCGCTCGAGCGCGCGGCGCAGCAGCGACATCTCGAACGAGTCGCGCACGGGGTTCACGCTGTAGACCGTCTCGTGGCCCGCGCCGCCGTACGACTCCGGGCCGATGTCGCCGCCGCCCGCGACGATCAGCGCGTCGATCGAACCGAGCAGCTCCTCGTCGGGGATCGAGCCCGAGACCAGCAGCACCGGCATTCCCCCCGCCGCCGCCACCGCGTCGGAGTAGCAGCGCGGCAGCGAGAAGGAGCTGCGCGCGCCCTCGGGTCCGTAGGTGGTGATGCCGATCCGTGGTCGCATCAGATCCGCTCGAAGTACCGCGCGCGTTCCCAGGTCGTGACCGTGTTCTCGAACTTCGACTTCTCGACGCGCGCGAAGTGCAGGTAGTGCTCGAGCACGTCGGAGCCGAGCGCGCCGCGCACGAAACTGGAGGACTCCGCGGCCGCGATCGCGTCGCCGAGCGTGCGCGGGATCTGCGGCACGTTCTTCGCGCCGTAGAGGTTTCCCGAGAGCATCGGCGGCGGCTGGAGCTGCCGCTCGATTCCGTCGAGCCCGGCGGCGATCAGCAGCGCGAACGCGACGTACGGGTTCGCGTCCGCGCCGGGAATCCGGCACTCGCTGCGCAGCGACGATCCGTGCCCGACGATCCGGAAGCCGGAGGTGCGGTTGTCGGCGGCCCAGGCGATCGCGGTCGGCGCGAACGTGCCCTCCATGAAGCGCTTGTAGCTGTTCACCGTGGGCGCGAGGAAGAGCGCGATCTCGCGCGCGTGCGCGAGCAGTCCGCCGAGCCAGAACCGGAAGGTCTTCGACGCGCGCATGGGGCTGCCGGGAAGCGGCTCGTCGCCGGCGAAGGCGTTCTTCTCGCCGGCCAGGTCCCAGAGGCTCGTGTGCACGTGCATGCTGTTGCCGGCCATCGCCGCGTCCCACTTGGCCATGAACGTGATGGCGAGCCCCTGCGCCGCGGCGATCTCCTTCGCCGCGTTCTTGTACAGCACGTGGCGGTCGGCCATCTCGAGCAGCTCGCAGTAGCGCAGGTTGATCTCCTGCTGGCCCGGGCCC
This window contains:
- a CDS encoding SDR family oxidoreductase, translated to MTRLTKLSRSIAGRAALVTGAASGMGRATAHLFADEGAHVAVTDVGRDAVERVVDEIRAAGGSARGFAMDVSDDAAVARVVPEIAAAFGRLDIVINNAGVIRFAKIDADDFMASWDSALSIMLTAHVRVVRAALPFLRKSDAGRIVNIASTEALGATKFGSPYTAAKTGVVGLTRALAVELGAEGITVNCICPGPIRTAMTAPIPEEHKAIFARRNVALGRYAEPEEVAHGTLNFCLPASQYITGATLPVDGGMTIKNA
- the rsgA gene encoding ribosome small subunit-dependent GTPase A, which translates into the protein MSEAEGTVLTVTRGGCDVVHGEQVISLKLVGKHAHREMALAVGDRVSFDPLRKIVIDVLPRRTVLARQRSFGKPREQVLAANADLLAIVASVASPPFRSGAVDRFLLAAHLGGLEAILVVNKLDLLQPGAALPDEIRACESVLEVFPVSARTGAGLEAFRAKLARSTTVLAGHSGVGKSSLINALEPELRLETGEISKWDRGSHTTSASTYLRLANDAVVIDTPGVREIAAGPIDPSALGPVYPEIELLSAGCRFRDCRHRAEPSCAVRAAVESGALSAARLANYHRLLDEAVAVVGSPPR
- a CDS encoding gamma-glutamyl-gamma-aminobutyrate hydrolase family protein encodes the protein MRPRIGITTYGPEGARSSFSLPRCYSDAVAAAGGMPVLLVSGSIPDEELLGSIDALIVAGGGDIGPESYGGAGHETVYSVNPVRDSFEMSLLRRALERTDLPVLGICRGMQVMNIVLGGDLEPHLPDVYGESVLHRLPPREPTQHGVRAERAGVLGEIFGGDEFPVCSWHHQALRRLGSGLAVTAHAPDGVVEGVVFDSHPFALGVQWHPEMQALDDARQLRLFAALVDRARRSP
- a CDS encoding glutamine synthetase; the encoded protein is MAKHGSRVSGRLSRAELEELVHNGEIETVVTVVPDMYGRLVGKRITGAYFLEETAEHGMHVCDYLLACDMEMDPVQGYAFTSWEKGYGDVLCKVDWASLRRASWLEKSAIVVCDVFDERSGAPVDVAPRTILRRQLARARELGFLALGASELEFFAFRESYASASAKGYQGLATFGEYVEDYHILQGTKTEPLVGAIRRNLEASGIPVEFSKGEWGPGQQEINLRYCELLEMADRHVLYKNAAKEIAAAQGLAITFMAKWDAAMAGNSMHVHTSLWDLAGEKNAFAGDEPLPGSPMRASKTFRFWLGGLLAHAREIALFLAPTVNSYKRFMEGTFAPTAIAWAADNRTSGFRIVGHGSSLRSECRIPGADANPYVAFALLIAAGLDGIERQLQPPPMLSGNLYGAKNVPQIPRTLGDAIAAAESSSFVRGALGSDVLEHYLHFARVEKSKFENTVTTWERARYFERI